A region from the Cryptosporangium arvum DSM 44712 genome encodes:
- a CDS encoding LacI family DNA-binding transcriptional regulator gives MSNPRRITQRDIARLARVSQATVSLVLNNRTDAGVRIAPETRERVLEVIRETGYVADPIARRLVDRRNRIIGVFTYEPVFPSATRDFYHPFLVGIEEAAERLGCDLLLFTSTPVIDGRRRILHEDNRLRLADGSVLLGRHMDADDLSKLVADGYPIAAVGRRDHDAVPYVGAGYAAATAALVRDALALGHRTTAYVGPGAGAESSADRLRGYRETIEGAAVGDPLHAADVSASALDALLAAGATALFVEEPADAVALVGFARERGLDVPADLSVLTLGDPVRPIDGDPADRLDFTGFSIPRRAMGWQAVEVLTAALEGETADLQRLLACEPVVGATLARPAAR, from the coding sequence GTGAGCAATCCGCGCCGCATCACCCAGCGGGACATCGCTCGCCTGGCCCGGGTCAGCCAGGCGACGGTGTCCCTGGTGCTGAACAACCGCACGGACGCCGGGGTGCGGATCGCCCCGGAGACCCGGGAGCGGGTGCTGGAGGTGATCCGGGAGACCGGGTACGTGGCCGACCCGATCGCCCGGCGGCTCGTCGACCGTCGCAACCGGATCATCGGCGTGTTCACCTACGAGCCGGTGTTCCCGAGCGCGACGCGCGACTTCTACCACCCGTTCCTGGTCGGGATCGAGGAGGCGGCCGAGCGGCTCGGGTGCGACCTGCTGCTGTTCACCAGCACACCGGTGATCGACGGGCGGCGGCGGATCCTGCACGAGGACAACCGGCTGCGGCTGGCCGACGGCTCGGTGCTGCTCGGTCGTCACATGGACGCCGACGACCTGTCCAAGCTGGTCGCCGACGGGTATCCGATCGCCGCGGTCGGGCGCCGGGACCACGACGCGGTGCCCTACGTCGGGGCGGGTTACGCCGCCGCGACCGCCGCCCTGGTGCGCGACGCGCTCGCGCTCGGGCACCGCACGACGGCCTACGTGGGGCCCGGCGCGGGCGCCGAGTCCTCCGCCGATCGGCTGCGCGGCTACCGGGAGACGATCGAGGGCGCCGCCGTGGGGGATCCGCTGCACGCCGCCGACGTGAGCGCCTCCGCCCTCGACGCGCTGCTCGCGGCCGGCGCCACCGCGCTGTTCGTCGAGGAGCCCGCGGACGCGGTCGCGCTCGTCGGCTTCGCCCGGGAACGCGGCCTCGACGTCCCGGCCGACCTGTCGGTGCTGACGCTGGGCGACCCGGTCCGCCCGATCGACGGCGACCCGGCCGACCGGCTCGACTTCACCGGCTTCTCGATCCCGCGCCGCGCGATGGGCTGGCAGGCCGTCGAGGTGCTCACCGCGGCCCTCGAAGGTGAGACCGCCGATCTGCAGCGCCTGCTCGCCTGCGAGCCCGTCGTGGGGGCGACCCTCGCCCGCCCCGCGGCGCGATGA
- a CDS encoding FAD-dependent oxidoreductase — protein sequence MHADVLIVGGGLGGVAAALAALRAGRSVVLSEEFDWLGGQLTSQAVPPDEHSWVERFGVTASYRALRDGIRDYYRRYYPLTARSRAARELNPGAGHVSRLCAEPRVAVAVIDAMLAPYRGSGRLTVLQPYRPTGAETDGDRVTAVELTGRDGTTVTAAAAYVLDATETGELLPLTGTEYVTGFESRDDTGEPSAPDEAQPANMQAVSVCFAIDRVDGDHTIDRPASYDFWRAYRPEFWGGPLLGWRTPNPRTLETSVRSFTPNPDDDPLAVVADQRLSPGDGNLWTFRRIAARRHFVPGAYASDITLVNWPMIDYFEAPVIDVPDAVKHLDAARDLSRSVLYWLQTEAPREDGGTGHPGLRLRGDVTGSADGLAQAPYIREGRRIRAEYTIVEQDLSLAVRGDKGAVSYDDSVGVGMYRIDLHPSTGGDNYLDVPSCPFEIPLGALLPRRMENLLAAGKSLGATHVTNGCYRLHPVEWNVGEAAGALAAFCLDRNVAPRAVRATPALLGEYQARLDDDGVERRWPDVVGY from the coding sequence GTGCACGCTGACGTACTGATCGTGGGCGGCGGGTTAGGGGGTGTCGCCGCCGCGCTCGCGGCGTTACGCGCGGGGCGCAGCGTCGTGCTCAGCGAGGAGTTCGACTGGCTCGGCGGGCAGCTGACCAGCCAGGCCGTCCCACCCGACGAGCACAGCTGGGTGGAGCGCTTCGGCGTCACCGCGTCCTACCGGGCGCTGCGCGACGGCATCCGCGACTACTACCGCCGCTACTACCCGCTCACGGCCCGGTCGCGCGCCGCCCGCGAGCTCAATCCCGGCGCGGGGCACGTTAGCCGGCTCTGTGCCGAACCCCGGGTCGCGGTCGCGGTGATCGACGCGATGCTCGCGCCGTACCGGGGGAGCGGGCGGCTCACCGTTCTGCAGCCCTACCGCCCGACCGGTGCGGAGACCGACGGCGACCGCGTCACCGCGGTCGAGCTGACCGGCCGGGACGGCACCACGGTCACCGCCGCCGCCGCGTACGTCCTGGACGCCACCGAGACCGGGGAACTGCTCCCGCTCACCGGCACCGAGTACGTCACCGGCTTCGAGTCCCGGGACGACACCGGCGAACCCAGCGCTCCCGACGAGGCACAGCCGGCGAACATGCAGGCGGTCTCGGTCTGCTTCGCGATCGACCGCGTCGACGGCGACCACACGATCGACCGCCCGGCGAGCTACGACTTCTGGCGCGCGTACCGGCCGGAGTTCTGGGGTGGTCCGCTCCTCGGCTGGCGGACGCCGAACCCCCGCACGCTGGAGACCAGCGTCCGGTCCTTCACCCCCAACCCCGACGACGACCCGCTCGCCGTCGTCGCCGATCAGCGCCTGAGCCCCGGCGACGGCAACCTGTGGACATTCCGGCGGATCGCGGCCCGGCGGCACTTCGTGCCCGGGGCGTACGCCAGCGACATCACGCTGGTGAACTGGCCGATGATCGACTACTTCGAGGCCCCGGTCATCGACGTCCCCGACGCCGTGAAGCACCTCGACGCGGCCAGGGACCTGTCCCGCTCGGTGCTCTACTGGCTCCAGACCGAGGCGCCCCGCGAGGACGGCGGCACCGGCCACCCCGGCCTACGCCTGCGCGGCGACGTCACCGGGTCGGCCGACGGGCTGGCCCAGGCCCCGTACATCCGCGAGGGACGGCGGATCCGCGCCGAGTACACGATCGTCGAACAGGACCTGTCGCTCGCCGTCCGGGGCGACAAGGGTGCGGTGTCCTACGACGACAGCGTCGGCGTCGGCATGTACCGCATCGACCTGCACCCCTCGACCGGCGGCGACAACTACCTCGACGTCCCGTCGTGCCCGTTCGAGATCCCGCTCGGGGCGCTGCTCCCGCGGCGGATGGAGAACCTGCTCGCGGCGGGCAAATCGCTGGGCGCCACGCACGTCACGAACGGCTGCTACCGGCTGCACCCGGTCGAGTGGAACGTCGGTGAGGCGGCCGGTGCGCTCGCCGCGTTCTGCCTCGACCGGAACGTCGCACCCCGGGCGGTGCGCGCCACGCCCGCGCTGCTCGGCGAATACCAGGCCCGCCTCGACGACGACGGCGTCGAGCGGCGCTGGCCCGACGTCGTCGGCTACTGA